A window of the Dickeya dianthicola NCPPB 453 genome harbors these coding sequences:
- a CDS encoding SGNH/GDSL hydrolase family protein, translated as MQISEYRTTLAHVFKSLLVILSCMVGLIWLDQQSINSYWELHFHAKSPWDGVTSPSWIFGDRLMKASLAAKETFAESLTSTPEGNTQQSIPNDTAVPVPPRQPTTRPIAPQEKSLPSAAVKAPATSIDSHSTNGAASANMESGHVILKTGQAVLFIGDSMMEGVAPHVIKMLRERYSVAGIDLSKRSTGLTYPHFFNWPLILSHELEKKQNIGLLVVFLGSNDPWDMPSGNSKNFLRFESPAWESAYRGRIRSILNLAREKQIPVIWISPPNVGNKKLNHGINYINGLFESEVKAENEISIRGNDIFGYQNSVYSPDMGQDKAKVRIRTNDGVHFSLTGQKMIAERIFSKINVRP; from the coding sequence ATGCAAATTTCTGAATACCGCACCACGTTAGCGCATGTCTTTAAGAGCCTGCTGGTGATATTGAGCTGTATGGTTGGATTGATATGGCTGGATCAACAATCAATCAATAGTTATTGGGAATTGCATTTTCATGCTAAAAGCCCGTGGGATGGCGTCACCAGTCCATCATGGATATTCGGTGATCGCCTGATGAAAGCCTCGCTGGCAGCCAAAGAGACGTTTGCGGAGAGCCTGACATCAACTCCTGAAGGCAATACACAACAGTCGATACCCAATGACACCGCTGTACCTGTACCACCGAGGCAACCAACAACCAGGCCGATTGCCCCCCAGGAAAAATCGTTACCCTCCGCTGCGGTCAAAGCGCCTGCCACTAGCATTGACAGCCATTCAACCAACGGTGCTGCCAGTGCCAACATGGAGTCGGGTCATGTGATATTGAAAACCGGGCAGGCTGTCCTTTTTATCGGTGATTCGATGATGGAAGGGGTCGCACCTCACGTCATTAAAATGTTACGCGAACGCTATAGTGTGGCGGGTATTGATTTAAGTAAACGTAGCACTGGCCTGACGTATCCCCATTTTTTCAACTGGCCGTTAATATTGAGCCATGAGCTGGAGAAAAAACAGAATATTGGGTTGTTGGTGGTGTTTTTAGGATCAAACGATCCCTGGGATATGCCATCTGGTAATAGTAAGAATTTCCTGCGGTTTGAGTCGCCAGCATGGGAGAGCGCGTATCGTGGCCGTATTCGTTCTATACTGAATTTAGCGCGTGAAAAACAGATTCCTGTCATATGGATATCGCCCCCGAATGTGGGAAATAAGAAGCTCAATCATGGGATTAATTATATTAATGGTTTGTTTGAGTCTGAAGTAAAAGCTGAAAATGAAATATCCATTCGGGGGAATGATATTTTTGGCTATCAGAATAGTGTTTATTCTCCGGATATGGGGCAAGATAAGGCGAAAGTACGTATTCGTACTAATGATGGCGTTCATTTCTCCCTAACGGGACAAAAAATGATTGCCGAACGTATTTTTTCAAAAATAAACGTGAGGCCTTGA
- a CDS encoding aminotransferase class V-fold PLP-dependent enzyme, with the protein MAITLPEALIPADPRFGCGPSLIQLDDLTRLKDKGPHLLGTSHRKEPVRALCREIQQGLRDYLSVPDDYSIVLGNGGATALFDMVGLGLVRKRIVHHTCGEFSDKWFKASRRITWIQADNVAVEYGQANTAFVTEGADVVACTLNETSTGVMNTRLPEVGEDCLLAVDATSGAGQIACDLSRVDVFFFSPQKVFASEGGLFVAILSPQAKARIAEIAADSRRYIPAFADWRLALSNSEQQQTYNTPAVVTLFLFAEQVKRMNALGFAEVERQAAAKAALLYQWAAERDYLSAYVADPACRSTTVAAIDVADTISVDQLTRYLDEQGLAHGIEGYRALGRNQLRIALFHNIAFEDLKTLTALIDFLVASGEFDA; encoded by the coding sequence GTGGCGATAACCCTTCCTGAAGCACTGATTCCGGCCGACCCGCGTTTTGGCTGCGGCCCGTCGCTGATTCAGCTTGATGACCTGACCCGCCTGAAAGATAAAGGGCCACATTTGCTGGGCACCAGTCACCGCAAAGAGCCGGTGCGCGCGCTGTGCCGCGAGATTCAGCAGGGCCTGCGGGATTACCTGTCGGTGCCGGACGACTACAGCATCGTGCTGGGCAACGGCGGCGCCACCGCGCTGTTCGATATGGTCGGCCTCGGGCTGGTCAGAAAACGCATCGTCCACCACACCTGCGGCGAGTTCTCCGATAAGTGGTTCAAAGCCTCGCGCCGGATTACGTGGATTCAGGCGGACAACGTCGCGGTGGAATACGGCCAGGCAAACACCGCCTTTGTGACGGAAGGCGCGGACGTGGTGGCCTGCACGCTGAACGAAACCTCCACCGGGGTGATGAACACCCGTTTGCCCGAGGTCGGCGAGGATTGCCTGCTGGCGGTAGACGCCACCAGCGGCGCGGGGCAAATCGCCTGCGACCTGTCCCGCGTGGATGTGTTCTTCTTCTCGCCGCAAAAGGTGTTCGCCAGCGAAGGCGGATTGTTTGTCGCTATATTGTCGCCGCAGGCCAAAGCGCGGATCGCCGAGATCGCCGCCGACTCCCGCCGCTATATCCCGGCGTTCGCCGACTGGCGGCTGGCGCTGAGCAACAGCGAACAGCAGCAGACTTACAATACTCCGGCGGTGGTGACGCTGTTTCTGTTCGCCGAGCAGGTCAAACGCATGAACGCGCTGGGTTTCGCCGAGGTGGAACGTCAGGCCGCCGCCAAAGCGGCGCTGCTGTATCAGTGGGCCGCCGAGCGGGATTATCTGTCCGCCTATGTGGCCGACCCGGCATGTCGTTCCACCACCGTCGCCGCCATCGACGTGGCGGATACGATTTCCGTGGACCAGCTGACCCGCTATCTGGACGAACAAGGGCTGGCGCACGGCATCGAAGGTTACCGGGCGCTGGGGCGCAATCAGTTACGCATCGCGCTGTTTCACAACATCGCCTTTGAAGACCTGAAAACGCTGACGGCATTGATCGACTTTCTGGTCGCCAGCGGCGAATTCGACGCCTGA
- a CDS encoding Lrp/AsnC ligand binding domain-containing protein, with translation MALIASALSAYISLTLEPTSQVIFRKFEQQIATFDAVMACHLMSGSHDSCCGG, from the coding sequence ATGGCGCTCATCGCCAGCGCGCTGAGCGCCTACATATCGTTGACGCTGGAACCGACGTCGCAAGTTATCTTCCGCAAGTTCGAACAGCAGATCGCCACCTTTGACGCGGTGATGGCGTGTCACCTGATGTCCGGCAGCCACGATTCATGCTGCGGCGGCTGA
- the rnz gene encoding ribonuclease Z yields MELIFLGTNAGVPTKERNVTSIALDLHGIRPAFWLFDCGEGTQHQLLRTPVKPGKLEKIFITHLHGDHLFGLPGLLCSRSMAGIETPLTLYGPAGLKAFVEATLTLSGSWLTYPLEVVEVVPGTVFEDHQFRVTAHELSHTLYCVGYRIEERPKPGPLDVDKLAAAGVKPGAYFQQLKRGETVTLDDGRVLNGWDYVGPGLPGKSLAIFGDTRPTPEALKLAAGVDVMVHEATLEGALAERADARGHSTTLQTAATARDAGAKRLIITHFSARYSQEDLERLRQECQTLFPATEVATDLATFRV; encoded by the coding sequence ATGGAACTGATTTTTCTCGGCACCAACGCGGGCGTGCCAACCAAAGAGCGTAACGTCACCAGCATCGCGCTCGATCTGCACGGCATTCGCCCGGCGTTCTGGCTGTTTGACTGCGGTGAAGGCACCCAGCACCAGCTCCTGCGCACCCCGGTCAAACCCGGCAAGCTGGAGAAGATTTTCATCACCCATCTGCACGGCGATCATCTGTTCGGATTGCCCGGCCTGCTCTGCTCGCGTTCTATGGCGGGCATCGAAACGCCGCTGACGCTCTACGGCCCGGCCGGGCTAAAAGCCTTCGTCGAAGCCACGCTTACGCTGAGCGGCTCCTGGCTCACTTATCCGCTGGAGGTGGTGGAGGTCGTTCCCGGTACGGTGTTTGAGGACCATCAGTTTAGGGTGACGGCGCATGAGCTGTCGCACACCCTGTATTGCGTGGGATACCGCATTGAGGAACGCCCCAAACCGGGCCCGCTGGACGTGGACAAACTGGCGGCGGCAGGCGTCAAACCCGGCGCCTATTTCCAGCAGTTGAAACGCGGGGAAACGGTAACGCTGGACGACGGGCGGGTGCTGAACGGTTGGGATTACGTCGGCCCCGGCCTGCCGGGCAAATCGCTAGCTATCTTCGGCGATACCCGCCCGACGCCGGAAGCGCTCAAACTGGCCGCCGGCGTCGATGTCATGGTACATGAAGCCACTCTGGAAGGGGCGCTGGCGGAGCGTGCCGACGCTCGCGGGCATTCCACCACCCTACAAACCGCCGCCACCGCGCGGGACGCCGGCGCCAAACGGTTGATCATCACCCATTTTAGCGCCCGCTACAGCCAGGAGGATCTGGAACGGCTGCGTCAGGAATGTCAGACGCTGTTCCCGGCTACCGAGGTCGCCACCGATCTGGCCACCTTTCGGGTATAG
- a CDS encoding SGNH/GDSL hydrolase family protein: MPDKMIDKNRYLMVITICLIQLTSCSRGNNNFPQTATFPVAGGNAFQLIDYGETGLQQLRRKLSHSYHEKIHILQLGDSHTASDFFSGQLRRHFKQQYGDGGVGFISPLAISGNRFDNVLFSTAKGWDMITSRKTSNAGFTLGGNIATPRQDNNDAQLVVRDTDSTFSMQALYRNQANGKIQIQNQTVVLPGSQSRWVLSQPVTVQSPVRYSLSPSGGSQLAGWLLSSRNSGGVMLSALGINGARVSMLDKWCDNWLSTLQMLKPDMVILAYGTNESFDQQLDIQRYRQSYSEYVQAIRRALPGAVILLVGPGSSISNKNGVSCQQHQSVVLKPVIQAQRDVAQFHHTLFWDWFDYMGGDCAIERWQQQGIARPDLIHLTQQGYQRSADALWQQFVALLNTTQQ; encoded by the coding sequence ATGCCAGACAAGATGATAGATAAAAACCGGTATCTGATGGTGATAACCATCTGTCTGATTCAGCTCACATCCTGTAGCCGGGGAAATAATAATTTTCCTCAAACCGCGACTTTTCCTGTGGCCGGAGGAAATGCGTTTCAGTTAATCGATTATGGTGAGACAGGGTTGCAGCAGCTTAGGCGTAAATTGAGTCATAGCTATCACGAAAAGATACACATCCTGCAATTGGGTGATTCGCATACCGCGTCGGATTTTTTTTCCGGGCAACTACGTCGTCATTTTAAACAGCAGTATGGCGATGGCGGTGTCGGCTTTATTAGTCCGTTGGCAATATCTGGCAACCGGTTTGATAACGTCTTGTTTTCAACGGCCAAAGGTTGGGACATGATAACCAGTCGAAAAACCAGTAATGCCGGATTTACATTAGGCGGTAATATCGCCACGCCACGTCAGGACAATAATGACGCACAGTTGGTGGTGCGTGACACGGATTCGACCTTTTCAATGCAAGCGCTGTACCGTAATCAGGCGAACGGGAAGATACAAATCCAGAATCAGACGGTTGTGCTGCCCGGCAGTCAGTCCCGCTGGGTATTGAGCCAGCCGGTGACTGTCCAGTCGCCTGTCAGGTATTCGCTATCGCCCTCGGGAGGGAGCCAACTGGCTGGCTGGCTGCTTTCATCCCGTAACAGTGGCGGCGTCATGCTGAGTGCGCTTGGTATCAATGGCGCTCGGGTTTCTATGCTGGACAAATGGTGCGATAACTGGTTATCCACGTTACAAATGCTGAAACCGGATATGGTAATACTGGCGTACGGCACGAACGAATCCTTTGACCAACAGCTTGATATTCAACGTTATCGACAAAGTTATAGCGAGTATGTGCAGGCTATCAGGCGCGCGTTGCCGGGCGCGGTCATTCTGTTGGTTGGCCCGGGCAGCAGTATCAGCAATAAAAACGGCGTGTCTTGTCAGCAGCACCAGTCAGTGGTGCTAAAACCGGTTATTCAGGCCCAGCGAGACGTTGCCCAATTCCATCACACGCTATTTTGGGACTGGTTTGATTACATGGGGGGAGACTGTGCCATTGAACGCTGGCAACAGCAGGGCATTGCGCGCCCTGACTTGATCCATCTGACCCAGCAAGGGTATCAGCGTAGTGCCGACGCGCTATGGCAGCAGTTTGTGGCATTGCTTAATACGACTCAGCAATAG
- the frc gene encoding formyl-CoA transferase, giving the protein MSKALDGVRIIDFTHVQSGPSCTQLLAWMGADVIKVERVGEGDATRKQLRDIPGVDSLYFTMLNHNKRALTLNTKTPEGLQVLDSLIRRCDVLVENFAPGALDRMGLTWEHIHATNPGLILASVKGFGPGRYENCKSYENVAQCAGGAASTTGFNDGPPVVTGAQIGDSGSGLHLALGIVSALFQRHTTGRGQKVSVSMQDAVLNLCRVKLRDQQRLERTGVLDEYPPLPDGHIGEAVPRAGNASGGGQPGSILKCKGWETDHNAYIYFIAQAAVWPAICNLIGENGWVEDHRFKTPSDRLPRLQSIFQRIEQWTMTKNKFEAMEILNHYDIPCGPVLSMKEIANDDALRASGTIVEVDHPARGRYTTVGMPIKMSDSPVNITRSPLHGEHTDEVLHELGYDGEAITALRDKSVI; this is encoded by the coding sequence ATGAGCAAGGCATTAGACGGAGTCAGGATTATTGATTTTACTCATGTACAGTCTGGCCCGAGCTGTACCCAATTACTCGCCTGGATGGGCGCTGACGTGATTAAGGTCGAGCGCGTCGGTGAAGGCGATGCGACGCGCAAGCAATTGCGCGACATTCCCGGCGTCGACAGTTTGTATTTTACCATGCTGAACCACAACAAACGCGCACTCACACTCAACACCAAGACGCCCGAAGGCCTACAGGTGCTCGATAGCCTGATCAGGCGTTGTGATGTGCTGGTTGAGAATTTTGCTCCCGGCGCGCTGGACCGCATGGGCCTGACCTGGGAGCATATTCACGCCACCAACCCAGGGTTGATCCTCGCCTCGGTCAAGGGCTTCGGGCCGGGTCGTTACGAGAACTGCAAATCCTATGAGAACGTGGCGCAATGCGCTGGCGGCGCCGCATCAACCACCGGTTTCAACGATGGCCCACCCGTTGTCACCGGCGCGCAGATCGGCGATTCCGGCTCGGGTTTGCATCTCGCGCTTGGCATTGTCTCCGCGCTTTTCCAGCGTCATACCACGGGGCGCGGACAAAAAGTCTCGGTGTCGATGCAAGACGCCGTGCTCAATCTATGCCGGGTCAAACTGCGTGACCAGCAACGGCTGGAACGCACCGGCGTATTGGACGAATATCCGCCATTGCCGGATGGTCACATTGGCGAGGCGGTGCCGCGCGCTGGCAATGCTTCAGGTGGGGGCCAGCCGGGATCAATTCTGAAATGCAAAGGCTGGGAAACCGACCACAACGCCTATATCTACTTCATCGCTCAGGCGGCGGTCTGGCCGGCGATATGCAACCTGATCGGCGAAAACGGCTGGGTCGAGGACCACCGCTTCAAAACACCGTCCGACCGCTTGCCAAGACTGCAATCGATCTTCCAGCGTATTGAGCAGTGGACCATGACCAAGAACAAATTCGAGGCAATGGAAATTCTTAACCATTACGACATCCCCTGCGGCCCGGTGCTTTCAATGAAAGAGATCGCCAACGATGATGCCCTGCGCGCCAGCGGCACCATCGTCGAGGTTGACCACCCGGCGCGTGGCAGATACACCACTGTTGGCATGCCGATTAAAATGTCAGATAGCCCGGTGAACATCACCCGTTCGCCCTTGCACGGCGAGCACACCGATGAGGTTTTGCATGAGTTGGGTTATGACGGCGAAGCCATAACGGCCCTGCGCGACAAGAGTGTCATTTGA
- the gorA gene encoding glutathione-disulfide reductase: MTRHYDYLAIGGGSGGIASVNRAAMYGKKCALIEAKYLGGTCVNVGCVPKKVMWHAAQIAEAIHHYGPDYGFDVTVNRFNWETLLKNRSAYIDRIHQSYNNVLGKNQVEVIQGFARFVDAKTVEVNGERITADHILIATGGRPTRPAIPGAEYGIDSDGFFALTALPQRVAVVGAGYIAVEIAGVLNGLGAEVHLFVRKHAPLRQFDPLIVDTLVEVMNTEGPALHTESIPNAVVKNADGSLTLQLESGHEQTVDCLIWAIGREPANDNINLDAAGVALNSKGYITVDKFQNTTVPGIYAVGDNTGAVELTPVAVAAGRRLSERLFNNKPDEHLDYSNIPTVVFSHPPIGTVGLTEPQAREQYGDDQVKVYQSAFTSMYTAVTQHRQPCRMKLVCVGPEEKIVGVHGIGFGMDEILQGFAVAVKMGATKKDFDNTVAIHPTAAEEFVTMR, encoded by the coding sequence ATGACCAGACACTATGACTATCTCGCCATTGGCGGTGGCAGCGGCGGCATTGCCTCCGTCAACCGTGCGGCCATGTATGGAAAGAAATGTGCGCTGATTGAAGCCAAATACCTGGGCGGTACCTGCGTCAATGTCGGGTGCGTGCCGAAGAAGGTGATGTGGCACGCCGCCCAGATTGCCGAAGCCATTCACCACTACGGGCCGGACTATGGTTTTGATGTCACCGTCAATCGGTTTAACTGGGAGACGTTGCTGAAAAACCGCAGCGCTTACATTGACCGTATCCACCAGTCTTACAATAACGTGCTGGGGAAAAATCAGGTCGAGGTGATTCAGGGCTTTGCCCGTTTTGTGGATGCGAAAACGGTGGAAGTGAATGGCGAGCGCATCACCGCCGACCATATCCTGATCGCCACCGGCGGTCGGCCGACGCGTCCGGCGATTCCCGGCGCGGAGTACGGCATTGATTCCGATGGTTTCTTTGCGCTGACCGCGCTGCCGCAACGGGTTGCCGTGGTGGGCGCCGGTTATATCGCGGTGGAAATCGCCGGCGTGCTGAACGGGCTCGGCGCCGAGGTTCACCTGTTTGTGCGCAAGCACGCGCCGCTGCGCCAGTTCGACCCGCTGATTGTGGACACGCTGGTGGAAGTGATGAATACCGAAGGCCCGGCGCTGCATACCGAGTCCATCCCCAACGCGGTAGTGAAAAACGCCGATGGCAGCCTGACGCTGCAACTGGAAAGCGGGCATGAGCAAACCGTGGATTGCCTGATCTGGGCGATCGGCCGCGAACCGGCGAACGATAATATCAATCTGGACGCGGCGGGCGTGGCGCTCAACAGCAAAGGTTACATTACGGTGGATAAATTCCAGAACACCACGGTGCCGGGTATCTACGCGGTGGGCGACAACACCGGCGCCGTTGAACTGACGCCGGTCGCCGTGGCGGCGGGGCGCCGTCTGTCCGAGCGCTTGTTCAACAACAAGCCGGACGAGCATCTGGATTACAGTAACATTCCGACCGTGGTGTTCAGCCACCCGCCGATCGGCACTGTCGGGCTGACCGAGCCGCAGGCGCGCGAGCAGTACGGCGACGATCAGGTGAAAGTCTACCAATCCGCCTTTACGTCTATGTATACCGCGGTAACGCAGCATCGTCAGCCATGCCGTATGAAGCTGGTGTGCGTGGGGCCGGAAGAGAAAATCGTCGGCGTACACGGCATCGGTTTCGGTATGGATGAAATCCTGCAGGGCTTTGCGGTGGCGGTGAAGATGGGCGCGACCAAAAAAGATTTCGACAACACGGTGGCGATTCACCCGACGGCGGCGGAAGAGTTTGTGACTATGCGATAA
- a CDS encoding GntR family transcriptional regulator yields MKESLYKRIARELAQDIVSGKYPAGSLFPTEMALCELYQASRHTVREALRELTEQGLISRRKGAGTHVTDARDGNTNHPLANLEDLLALARNNLRVVKKIDEIVADYELSQIIGCPPGSRWLHIASIREDSIKPDAPICWTDSYASVAYDKVRRLVRSDPFSLISDLIENHYGVKSKEVHQTITAVGMPAKIAKQLGVETGSPALKIIRRYLDRNGEIFETTISIHPAGRYTCSIVLKHHDGNS; encoded by the coding sequence ATGAAAGAGTCCCTCTATAAGCGCATTGCGCGAGAGCTGGCGCAGGACATCGTTTCCGGCAAGTACCCGGCGGGGTCGCTTTTCCCGACCGAAATGGCGCTCTGCGAGCTGTATCAGGCCAGCCGACATACCGTGCGGGAAGCGTTGCGCGAGCTGACCGAGCAAGGTCTGATCTCAAGACGCAAAGGTGCCGGGACCCACGTCACCGACGCCAGAGACGGGAACACGAACCACCCGCTGGCAAATCTGGAAGATTTGCTGGCGCTGGCCAGGAATAATTTACGGGTGGTGAAAAAGATTGATGAGATCGTCGCCGATTATGAATTGTCGCAAATCATCGGTTGCCCGCCGGGGTCGCGTTGGCTGCATATCGCAAGTATTCGGGAAGACAGCATAAAGCCAGACGCGCCGATTTGCTGGACGGACAGCTATGCCAGCGTTGCCTACGACAAGGTCAGGCGTCTTGTGCGCAGCGACCCGTTTTCACTGATCAGCGATTTGATCGAAAATCACTATGGCGTAAAAAGTAAAGAAGTACACCAGACTATTACCGCGGTTGGCATGCCGGCCAAAATCGCAAAGCAGCTGGGGGTGGAAACCGGGTCGCCGGCGTTGAAAATCATACGGCGCTATCTGGATCGCAACGGCGAAATCTTTGAAACGACCATCTCCATTCATCCCGCCGGGCGATATACCTGTTCGATCGTGCTGAAACATCACGATGGGAATAGCTAG
- a CDS encoding class-II fumarase/aspartase family protein: protein MASNVLDSILFRDSFGTPEMRAIFDDHELIRKYVEVEIALAKAEARCGVIPQEAAEEIAKTCNADTLDFDLLRHETEIVGYPILPLVHQISKQAGASGGYVHWGATTQDIMDTAVVLQIRDAFDLIEADIQSLRKILADLARRYRNTPMAGRTHLQQALPITFGYKAAIWLDMFDRHAERLEQARPRVLVGEFAGAAGTLASLGDKGLAVQKAMMEELKLGVPTSTWHVARDGFAEAVNLLAVITGSLGKIAYDVMLMASNEFGELYEPFVKGRGASSTMPQKRNPISSELMLACAKGVRQHAGLMLDAMVQDLERATGPWHAEWIAIPESFVLAAGALNQAKFMLGGLIVDEQAMAKNLDMTKGLIVAEAVMMGLAPYIGRQDAHDVVYDACRIVNTQGGRLADVLNAMPQVSSRLKPELIEQLTDPVNYLGIAPEMVDQVLEKSAKRQ from the coding sequence ATGGCATCGAATGTTCTTGATTCTATTCTGTTCAGGGACTCGTTCGGCACGCCGGAAATGCGCGCCATCTTTGACGACCATGAATTGATTCGCAAATACGTTGAAGTCGAGATCGCACTGGCGAAAGCCGAAGCCCGCTGCGGCGTCATCCCGCAAGAGGCGGCGGAGGAGATAGCGAAAACCTGTAACGCCGACACGCTTGATTTCGACCTCCTGCGGCATGAAACCGAAATCGTCGGCTACCCGATTTTACCGCTGGTCCATCAGATCTCGAAGCAAGCCGGCGCATCCGGCGGTTATGTACACTGGGGCGCAACCACGCAGGACATCATGGATACGGCGGTGGTGTTGCAAATCCGCGATGCCTTCGACCTGATTGAAGCGGATATCCAATCACTGCGCAAAATTCTCGCCGACCTGGCACGGCGTTACCGCAATACCCCGATGGCGGGCAGAACCCATCTGCAACAGGCGTTGCCCATCACCTTCGGCTACAAAGCCGCCATCTGGCTGGATATGTTTGACCGCCACGCTGAACGCCTCGAACAGGCGCGCCCGCGCGTTCTGGTCGGTGAATTCGCCGGCGCCGCCGGCACGCTGGCCTCGCTAGGCGACAAAGGTCTGGCGGTGCAGAAAGCAATGATGGAAGAGCTGAAGCTGGGCGTGCCGACCTCGACCTGGCATGTGGCACGCGACGGTTTCGCCGAAGCGGTGAATTTGCTGGCGGTCATTACCGGCTCACTGGGGAAAATCGCCTATGACGTCATGCTGATGGCCTCCAACGAGTTTGGCGAACTGTATGAACCTTTCGTCAAAGGCCGCGGCGCCAGCAGCACCATGCCGCAAAAACGTAACCCGATCTCCAGCGAACTGATGTTGGCCTGCGCCAAAGGCGTACGCCAGCACGCCGGCTTAATGCTGGATGCGATGGTGCAGGATCTGGAACGCGCTACCGGTCCGTGGCATGCGGAATGGATAGCGATTCCAGAAAGTTTCGTGCTGGCCGCCGGCGCGCTCAATCAGGCTAAATTCATGCTCGGCGGTCTGATTGTCGACGAGCAGGCGATGGCGAAAAACCTCGATATGACCAAGGGGCTGATCGTGGCGGAAGCGGTGATGATGGGGCTGGCGCCTTACATCGGGCGGCAGGACGCGCACGACGTGGTTTATGACGCCTGCCGTATCGTCAATACGCAGGGCGGTCGCCTGGCCGACGTGTTGAACGCCATGCCACAGGTATCCAGCCGCCTCAAACCGGAATTAATCGAGCAGTTGACGGACCCGGTCAATTACCTCGGCATCGCGCCGGAAATGGTTGATCAGGTGCTGGAAAAATCCGCCAAACGGCAGTAA
- a CDS encoding MBOAT family O-acyltransferase produces the protein MNFLSVEFSFFFLVLFLIYWLFSPWIKVQNLILLVTSYGLVLLSSWQSLTVLLLFSACICFLLKLANYAEFRKLSVYLLIFFTIIFFVMFKYYSGLRDDLQMALSEYHIAISLPMLNVLLPIGLSFYIFNAVSLVVSVAKGEIKQSNTFNTLLYLNFFPTFLSGPINRATRLLPQIETEHPRQLTEWPRALFLIALAIAKLFCLNEWLDENYVSSVFADPESYTGWQCLLATYAWAWQIYFNFSGYTNLVTGIAILLGFQINTNFSHPYVAENIKDFWHRWHISLSWFIRDYIYIPLGGSRQGWWHTQLNIFIAMVLSGIWHGTSITFLIWGGIHGLGLIAYNFWAKYRQMKKMIPIPGFIARLLTFHFVCLAWIFFKADSVHDALHMLGIISRADVAQLTVNDMWGMAIFITLSITYPSLIALRENIANTLRHLEWYMLPFVIFSFLALVFFFSPSGVPGFIYANF, from the coding sequence ATGAATTTTCTTTCTGTCGAATTTTCCTTTTTTTTTCTCGTTTTGTTTTTGATTTATTGGCTTTTTTCTCCCTGGATAAAAGTACAGAATCTTATTCTTCTTGTGACGAGTTATGGCCTTGTTCTGCTATCCAGTTGGCAGTCTCTGACGGTATTGCTGTTGTTCAGTGCTTGTATTTGTTTTCTTTTAAAGTTAGCGAATTACGCTGAATTCAGAAAACTCTCTGTTTATTTGTTAATATTTTTTACTATTATTTTCTTTGTCATGTTTAAGTATTACTCAGGTCTGCGTGATGATTTGCAAATGGCACTGAGTGAGTATCACATTGCTATCAGTCTTCCCATGCTTAACGTGTTGCTTCCTATCGGCTTATCATTTTATATATTTAACGCCGTCAGCTTGGTTGTGTCAGTTGCAAAAGGAGAGATAAAGCAAAGTAATACCTTTAATACTTTGCTTTATCTGAATTTTTTCCCCACCTTTCTTTCCGGTCCGATCAACCGGGCAACCAGGCTGCTACCGCAGATAGAGACAGAACATCCGCGTCAGCTAACGGAGTGGCCACGGGCTCTATTTCTTATTGCATTGGCGATAGCTAAGCTATTCTGCTTAAACGAATGGCTGGATGAAAACTATGTTTCATCTGTCTTTGCCGATCCCGAAAGTTATACTGGCTGGCAGTGTCTATTGGCGACTTACGCATGGGCCTGGCAGATTTATTTCAATTTCTCTGGTTATACCAATTTGGTAACAGGGATTGCCATTTTACTTGGTTTTCAGATAAATACGAATTTTTCACACCCTTATGTTGCTGAAAATATAAAGGATTTTTGGCATCGATGGCATATAAGCCTGTCTTGGTTTATTCGTGATTATATCTATATCCCGTTAGGGGGGAGCCGGCAGGGGTGGTGGCATACGCAACTCAACATTTTCATTGCGATGGTATTGTCTGGTATCTGGCATGGCACCAGTATTACCTTTCTAATTTGGGGAGGAATACATGGTCTTGGGTTGATTGCCTATAATTTCTGGGCTAAATATCGTCAGATGAAAAAAATGATCCCGATACCCGGATTTATAGCACGGTTATTAACCTTTCATTTTGTTTGTCTGGCCTGGATCTTTTTTAAGGCCGACAGCGTGCATGATGCGCTACACATGCTGGGGATTATCTCCAGAGCAGATGTGGCGCAGTTGACGGTAAACGATATGTGGGGAATGGCTATTTTTATTACTTTATCAATTACCTATCCATCGTTAATAGCGTTGCGTGAAAATATCGCTAATACGTTGAGACATCTCGAATGGTATATGCTGCCTTTCGTGATCTTTTCATTTTTAGCGTTGGTTTTCTTTTTTTCGCCTTCTGGCGTGCCGGGATTTATCTATGCAAATTTCTGA